TGCTGGTTGAGCTTGCTCAAATCATTCATTCGGCGCAGCAGATTGTGGTGTGCATGAAGACTGACGAGCGGGATGAAGTGCCCGGACGGCGGTTTTTGGATCGCTACTTGCCAGGCGTTGAAATGATCGTGACGCAGGGGCAGTCCCTTTCAAAGCAGTTGATAGACGATGAGTTGCGCCAAAAGACAACACAAGATCAACTGGATATGTTGATCCGCTTAAGAAGTGCTTTTCATCAGCAGCATCAGGCGCTGCTGGAAAACGACACGGACGATTTTGACTCAGAGCTCAGAACGCTGGATAAACTTCTTAAAACAGACGGCTATGTGAAATAAAAGCGCCTGTACCCGCAATAGCGCGGGTGCAGGCCTTTTTCTTCTGCCGTCACCCACTCTCATCCCTCGCTCCATAATACTTTTCGTACCCGGCGAAACTGATCCACATCACAAATTGTTTCGTTGATTATTACTTTCAGACTAATGATTTTATCGCCTCCTTAATTGATGCTTCTCTTAGCAACGCGCACACTGAGTTCAGTGTTAAGCAAGTCAAAATGATGAGCTGAATCAGGAGGTTAACAATGTTATCTGGGCAAACGCCAGCACAGGTATGGAACACACGGCGCAGCGAGAAACAGCGTCGCCTGGCGTCCATTCCCGTGCAGGGCAAGGTACTGCCGACCGGCGACCTTGTCGCCATGCTGGAAAAACTGATCGCCCCCGGCGACCGTGTCGTTCTCGAAGGGAACAACCAAAAGCAGGCGGATTTTCTCTCCCGCTCGCTCGCTGAAGTTAATCCGCAGAAAGTGCACGACCTGCATATGATTATGCCGAGCGTCGGCCGTAGCGAACATCTTGATATCTTCGAAAAAGGCATCGCTCGCAAGCTCGATTTCTCTTTCTCCGGTACGCAGAGCCTGCGTATTTCGCAGCTACTGGAAGATGGCCTGCTGGAAATCGGCGCCATCCACACTTACATCGAACTTTACTCCCGCCTGTACGTTGACCTGTGTCCGAACGTGGCGCTGATCGCCGGTTACAAAGCCGACCGTAAAGGTAACCTCTACACCGGCCCAAGCACCGAAGATACGCCAGCGCTGGTGGAAGCGGCCGCATTCCGCGATGGCATTGTTATTGCCCAGGTCAACGAACTGGTGGATGACGAATGCGATCTGCCGCGCGTCGATATCCCTGGCTCGTGGATCGATTACGTGGTGGTGGCGGACAAACCATTCTTTATCGAACCGTTGTTTACCCGCGATCCGCGTCTGATCAAGCAAGAACACATCCTGATGGCGATGATGGCGATCAAAGGCATCTACGCAGAACATCAGGTGCAGTCGCTGAACCACGGTATCGGTTTCAATACGGCGGCGATTGAACTCCTGCTGCCAACCTACGGCGAACAGCTCGGTCTGAAAGGCAAAATCTGTAAACACTGGACGCTGAACCCGCATCCGACGCTGATCCCGGCGATTGAGAGCGGCTGGGTGGAAAGCGTGCACTGCTTCGGCGGCGAACTGGGGATGGAAGAGTATATTCGCGCGCGTCCGGACGTCTTCTTCACCGGTTCTGACGGCTCAATGCGTTCCAACCGTGCGTTCTGCCAGTTAGCGGGCCAGTACGCGGTGGATATGTTTATCGGCTCCACGTTACAGGTTGATGGGCTGGCGAACTCCTCCACGGTTACCCGCGGTCGTCTTTCCGGCTTCGGCGGCGCGCCAAATATGGGGCATGACCCGCACGGTCGTCGCCATGCAACACCTGCCTGGCTGAACATGATCACCGAACCGGATCCGATGCAACGCGGTAAAAAACTGGTCGTGCAGATGGTCGAAACCTTCCAGGCCGGGGCGAAACCGACTTTTGTGGAAAAACTCGACGCTGTTGAAGTGGCGAAAACCTCCGGCATGCCGCTGGCACCCGTCATGATCTATGGCGATGACGTGACTCACGTACTGACCGAAGAGGGGATCGCTTACCTCTATCGTGCAGAAAGCATCGAAGAGCGCCGAGCGATGGTAGCGGCGGTGGCCGGTATCACCGATATCGGTCTGGGTGTTGACGCCAAACGCGTGGCGCAACTTCGTCAGAGCGGCAAAGTAGTTTACCCGGAAGATATGGGCATTCGTCGTACTGACGCTACCCGTTCGTTGCTGGCAGCCAGCAGCGTGGCGGACCTGGTGGAATGGTCCGGCGGTCTTTACAACCCACCTGCGAAATTCCGGAGCTGGTAATGAAACTTCTGCCACGGATTGAAGCTGAAGGCGGTGCCGATTGGCTGGCGCGAGCCGCCACACAGAGTCTGATTGACGAAGCACGATTAAGCCCCAAGCCCGGTCTGGTGGACAGTCGGGGGAAGGGTGCGCACCACGATTTAACGCTTGAACTGATGGAGCGTTCCGCGCACAGCCTGACCCCCACGTTTCAGGCGCTGGCGCAACAGAGCTGGTTACGGCCGGTGGATGTGGCGCTCAGACAAACCATCGGGCGATTGGGCCGTGAAGGCGAGCAGCAGATGATGGCAGCAACCGGCGGTGTGAATACACACCGTGGGGCTATTTGGGCGCTGGGGTTGCTGGTTAGCGCTGTCGCCATGCTCGGCGGCAGCGGTTCGGCTGAGGCGATCACCGCCACCGCCGCAAAGCTGGCGCAACTGCCGGACGAGGCCGCGCCGAAAGTGTTCAGTAAAGGCCTGCGCGCCACCCACCGTTATCGGGTGCCCGGCGCGCGCGAAGAAGCGCAGCAGGCGTTTCCACACATCATGAAGCTGGCGCTGCCGCAGTTGCAGCAAAGCCGCCAGCGCGGCGGCAACGAAACTGCCGCACGGCTGGATGCGTTGATGGCGATCATGACCTCGCTCAGCGACACCTGTGTTTTATCGCGCGCCGGTCTGGAAGGGCTGGAGACGATGCGCACAGGCGCACGGCATGTGTTGCAGGCAGGCGGTGTTGCCCATCCGCACGGCTGGCAAGCGCTGGCTGACCTCGACAGGCAAATGCTGGCGCTGAACGCTTCACCCGGCGGCGCGGCGGATTTACTGGCCGCCACACTGTTTCTCGATCGCCTGACCACGCCTTATTTAGCGAATTAAGAGGAAGTTATGGAACATATCACGATCACTGTGCCTGCCGGCCGCGTATTGCGCGGTAAAGCACTGGCAGGCGTTGTAGGCTCCGGGGATATGGAGGTGTTATTCACCGCCGACCAGGGGCAGACACTGACAATCGATATCACCACCTCCGTGGACAACAGCCGTGGACGTTGGGAAGCGCTGTTCACCCGTCTGGGGCTGGTCAGCACGCTGCCCGCTGGCCAGCTTGTGATTCACGATTTCGGCGCGACGCCCGGTGTGGCGCGCATCCGTATCGAACAGGTATTCGAAGAGGTGAGCTATGCGTGACGATCGCAGTTTTATCGAACTCAAAGCGCGTCAGCGCGCGCAGGCGCTGCTGGATGAAGGCAGC
The Kosakonia oryzae genome window above contains:
- a CDS encoding triphosphoribosyl-dephospho-CoA synthase, encoding MKLLPRIEAEGGADWLARAATQSLIDEARLSPKPGLVDSRGKGAHHDLTLELMERSAHSLTPTFQALAQQSWLRPVDVALRQTIGRLGREGEQQMMAATGGVNTHRGAIWALGLLVSAVAMLGGSGSAEAITATAAKLAQLPDEAAPKVFSKGLRATHRYRVPGAREEAQQAFPHIMKLALPQLQQSRQRGGNETAARLDALMAIMTSLSDTCVLSRAGLEGLETMRTGARHVLQAGGVAHPHGWQALADLDRQMLALNASPGGAADLLAATLFLDRLTTPYLAN
- the mdcA gene encoding malonate decarboxylase subunit alpha; this encodes MLSGQTPAQVWNTRRSEKQRRLASIPVQGKVLPTGDLVAMLEKLIAPGDRVVLEGNNQKQADFLSRSLAEVNPQKVHDLHMIMPSVGRSEHLDIFEKGIARKLDFSFSGTQSLRISQLLEDGLLEIGAIHTYIELYSRLYVDLCPNVALIAGYKADRKGNLYTGPSTEDTPALVEAAAFRDGIVIAQVNELVDDECDLPRVDIPGSWIDYVVVADKPFFIEPLFTRDPRLIKQEHILMAMMAIKGIYAEHQVQSLNHGIGFNTAAIELLLPTYGEQLGLKGKICKHWTLNPHPTLIPAIESGWVESVHCFGGELGMEEYIRARPDVFFTGSDGSMRSNRAFCQLAGQYAVDMFIGSTLQVDGLANSSTVTRGRLSGFGGAPNMGHDPHGRRHATPAWLNMITEPDPMQRGKKLVVQMVETFQAGAKPTFVEKLDAVEVAKTSGMPLAPVMIYGDDVTHVLTEEGIAYLYRAESIEERRAMVAAVAGITDIGLGVDAKRVAQLRQSGKVVYPEDMGIRRTDATRSLLAASSVADLVEWSGGLYNPPAKFRSW
- the mdcC gene encoding malonate decarboxylase acyl carrier protein, which gives rise to MEHITITVPAGRVLRGKALAGVVGSGDMEVLFTADQGQTLTIDITTSVDNSRGRWEALFTRLGLVSTLPAGQLVIHDFGATPGVARIRIEQVFEEVSYA